The DNA region CGGACTAGTCATACACAATCAGAGaaacaacaatgaaaaacaCTTCAATCAATCAGAATCAGGATCAGTTTACACTTTGGAGTAAAAAGCTTTTGAAAATAGCCCCCTGTGTTGACTCTAGTGAAACCCCTTTCAGTCCCACAAGGTTTAAGTGCCTGCTTCCCACAGAATTACATCCAACCACAGCATCATGTGGAGcaacaacattcattttaacatatacatttacaaacatacataactgcatgtactgtactgtataaatgacACATCATCATATACTCACACACTCATAATACATGGATTTACGCTTCTTTCTGCAGTTTCTTTCTGCAATCCTGCTCAACACTCGCCCTCAGTTCATTACTCCATCCTACACAGAGATCACATGCTCATGATGCTACAGCAGTGCCCGTTAGTGGTAGTAGTAAAGTGTTTGTTTCAAAAATCTAGATTCCCAACAGGTTTGTTGTtgtgctatatatatatatatacatatatagcaCATAAGACCATGAATCTGGTATGGACAGCTAATGACATATTTGGGAcaaaatgcattattttttgATACAATTTGATCAATTGTTGCTACTGTTTTTAATGTTGTTGACTTTTTATTGTGACATCCTGTAATTGCTGCCATGCCTGTACCGCCATCAGACTACCACTTCACAACAAAAGAAGCCATGCAGGAGGGCATCGACAACAACGAATTCATAGAGAACGCAGAGTTTTCTGGCAACATGTATGGAACAAGGTAAATATTTGCACCCCCGCGTGTATGTTCACACACTTCTGCAATCAGTGGCATCGTGCAGATTTTCCACTCTGCCTTGAAGGAGATTCTAAAAGAAAAAGCTCAGCTAATACTATTAAACTGCTATAAGCTGTAGACGTATCGCTGCTCGAGCTTAGTCCGTTGCCTCGTATGTGAGAATATCCTTCGGCTCGGCCACAGGGATCAGGAGGGTATTTAATAGTCTGGTGACAGATGGAGCTTAAACCCACGTTAGGTAAAAACAAGAGCAACGCTGCGGCTCAGCATCAGGTATGTCACGTTTaatctctccccctcgctctgaAGATAACACTCGGCCAGTACAGCTGGGATCAATGCAGCGATCCTCTTACCTTAGCCACTGCTCGTGAGAACAGACTCACCTGATCACACGCTCCATAATTGTTTGGCTGAAGCTAAAGCCGTCTTCGTATGCTCCCTGTTACGTGGACGGTGTTGTGTCTGGGCTACGTTCATGCTGTAACACTGAGCTATTTCTGCAGTAAAGCTGCCATAGAAGATGTGCAGGCAAAGAACCTAATCTGCATCCTAGATGTGGACATCCAGGGGGTGAAGAGGATTAAAGAGACAGACCTGAACCCCATCTACATCTTCATCCAGCCTCCATCCATGGAGATCCTGGTACGCCGCTGACTTTTACCCAGCATGGTCAAACTGATCTGACCAAACACGTGACCTTGTAACAGCTGTTCTGTTATTTCATGCTGAAGCTCTTGTGCTAAGGAGAATGACCTCTGTTGTCTGTGACAGGAAAAGCGTCTCAGGGACAGGCAGACGGAGACAGAAGAGAATATACAGAAACGTCTAGAAGCTGCACGGGTTGACATGGAGCTCAGTAAGTGGCGCTGCAGGTGTGCTGAACgtgatgtacagtaaacacaatcactgcagctcattcaCTTCTAACTTCTAGGTAAGGAGCCTGGAGTGTTTGATATCGTTATCGTCAATGATGACATAGAAAGAGCCTACGAGGAGCTGAAAGACATTCTCATTGAAGTAAGTGATAAATGTCAGAGCGGTGCTCTGGACAAGACACTAAAACATGTAGCCAATAAAATGACTTCCCATCACTCTTTCTGCAGGAAATCACGAAGGTTCAAGAGACCAAATCAtaggaaggaaaacagaaactgttactgctgctggacggacaaaaagaacattttcaCTGACCGCAGACACCTGAAATAAAGCGGCCTCGGAGGAAAAGTCATTTGTTGTGTAAAGGGGGACTTCAAAGAactggggagagagaaagaggcctCGTCTTAGCTTTAGTCCAACTAGCGGTTGATATGTAGGAAACCATAATCCACATGTTTCTGACAGCGGGGTCAGCAACATgcagaggaaaagcagcagcacctccaggGCTGCATTTACACAGGTCACAACTGTACATGGTGCAGCCTGCAAAAAGGTTCGTTATTAGAACAACTAAGCTTTCAATAATCACCATAACCATTAATAACACATTTATACTCGTGTATTATTTAAAGATGATGACATGAAAAGACGCTGCATTATGTCAGTaaaacctttactgtatgtctgtgaaTAAAGAATATGTGGACCGAGCAGTGTAGAATTATTTCTGTactgttttattcattactAAAGCATTtagcacaaaacaaaatccaacACATCTATACATTTCAACTttaagtaaagaaaaaaacctTCTCATTAGGGCCAAAGTCAACTGTATCTCAGTTCAC from Betta splendens chromosome 4, fBetSpl5.4, whole genome shotgun sequence includes:
- the guk1b gene encoding guanylate kinase 1b isoform X1, with the protein product MSGPRPVVLSGPSGVGKSTLMKRLMKDYEGVFGFSVSHTTRNPRPGEEDGKGLNRLPMLLGATLLPVADILSSEDLVLSASVSCRNESETTDQDYHFTTKEAMQEGIDNNEFIENAEFSGNMYGTSKAAIEDVQAKNLICILDVDIQGVKRIKETDLNPIYIFIQPPSMEILEKRLRDRQTETEENIQKRLEAARVDMELSKEPGVFDIVIVNDDIERAYEELKDILIEEITKVQETKS
- the guk1b gene encoding guanylate kinase 1b isoform X2 — encoded protein: MSGPRPVVLSGPSGVGKSTLMKRLMKDYEGVFGFSVSHTTRNPRPGEEDGKDYHFTTKEAMQEGIDNNEFIENAEFSGNMYGTSKAAIEDVQAKNLICILDVDIQGVKRIKETDLNPIYIFIQPPSMEILEKRLRDRQTETEENIQKRLEAARVDMELSKEPGVFDIVIVNDDIERAYEELKDILIEEITKVQETKS